Proteins encoded in a region of the Vicia villosa cultivar HV-30 ecotype Madison, WI linkage group LG5, Vvil1.0, whole genome shotgun sequence genome:
- the LOC131604620 gene encoding uncharacterized protein LOC131604620 gives MSSESSSDDLALLGKQFNKISSKHRLKHERYEQTKRIVYLKKHGRGSSVSWSGEKFKRENKEKSVKQENIMTGACESDEETDNSDTDSYVEELTDEKYKLLSIIDDLKEEIVLLNSDLHNMTQLMRRSSTSSTVTDETLQSEKITNKTINLDSRSPAVMDKYSEIKEVPRRQKQKMSRRVSHHLKISHKRYDSPLHKSLKCYHCSNFGHSKSSCYKLIGYPIHMLSHQGKHTNTNSKAKKAPLHGTCVKTMSRDMSHAMYGKRSKSMKAEGSRGKKDADVMSDNLSNGKLVSSVRKKSEESKVIYHKVQKEKNCHINRSRVIMDFTNMTVSVSIRKENTLKEVETTTTIADGNAAEDASTSDTDTGDSSTNVEVEETQIVVEEPVPRMQKNQPQE, from the exons ATGAGCTCTGAAAGTTCATCCGACGATCTGGCTCTGTTGGGAAAGcaattcaacaaaatatcaaGCAAGCACAGATTGAAACATGAAAGGTATGAACAAACTAAACGGATCGTATACCTCAAGAAGCATGGGAGAGGCTCATCTGTGTCATGGTCAGGAGAAAAGTTCAAAAGAGAAAACAAAGAGAAATCAGTCAAACAAGAAAATATCATGACTGGAGCATGTGAATCTGATGAGGAGACTGATAATTCTGatacagattcatatgttgaagAACTCACT GATGAGAAATATAAGCTCTTATCAATTATTGACGATCTTAAAGAAGAAATTGTTCTGTTAAACTCAGACCTTCACAACATGACTCAATTGATGAGGAGGTCAAGCACTAGTTCCACTGTGACAGATGAGACTCTTCAGAGTGAAAAAATCACTAATAAAACCATAAATCTTGACTCTAGAAGCCCAGCTGTGATGGATAAATATTCAGAAATTAAGGAAGTTCCTCGAAGGCAGAAGCAAAAGATGTCGAGACGCGTGTCCCACCATTTGAAGATATCTCATAAAAGGTACGATAGCCCTCTGCATAAATCCTTGAAATGTTATCACTGTAGCAATTTTGGTCATTCAAAGTCTTCCTGCTATAAATTGATTGGATATCCCATACATATGTTGTCTCATCAAGGGAAACATACTAATACTAATTCGAAGGCAAAGAAAGCTCCCCTTCATGGGACATGTGTGAAAACTATGTCTCGTGACATGAGCCATGCTATGTATGGGAAAAGATCCAAGTCTATGAAGGCTGAAGGGTCTAGAGGAAAGAAAGATGCAGACGTCATGAGTGATAACCTCTCTAATGGCAAGTTGGTGAGTTCTGTCAGGAAGAAGTCTGAGGAGTCTAAAGTCATATACCACAAGGTccaaaaagaaaagaattgtCACATTAATCGGTCCAGGGTGATAATGGACTTTACAAATATGACAGTCAGTGTCTCTATCAGAAAAGAAAATACTCTGAAAGAAGTTGAGACAACTACGACCATAGCTGATGGGAATGCTGCTGAAGATGCCTCAACATCTGATACCGACACTGGAGACTCAAGTACAAATGTTGAAGTTGAAGAAACTCAGATAGTTGTCGAAGAACCAGTTCCTAGAATGCAAAAGAATCAACCTCAAGAATAA